In Astyanax mexicanus isolate ESR-SI-001 chromosome 24, AstMex3_surface, whole genome shotgun sequence, the genomic stretch AAGgtatggaaaatatatattttaaaaagtgccatttttcttacattttttcttactttcttacttttatttgattacaaaCAGTTTGAACACAATATAGTTAATGTGTTGCTtgctgaacttttaaaacatttaatgtcTTAGTACATATTTTAAGCCTGCAGTctattccaaaaaagttggattGGGTtgataatataaagtatttctatataataaaatatgtgcaGAAATGTGAATGCCGTACTCACTTTAGTTGAAAACTGTATATGCTTCGTATCTTTAACTAAACACCCAACCTacatcaaatatatttatatactgctttttaaaaaatggGATTAGTTTTTACTGAAATtagaagaacagagaaaaggtgaatacatcaatatattatttaacacccCAAAAACAcaactaataaactaaaaaactaGCAAACACCTCCGTCAAGCCTATATACAAAACTTTCCTTGCTAGCTAAGAGAAGGTACCCGGaggggaacaacttcacaatgatggtgagggaggccaTGCCCTTCACATGTAATAGTGGTAACCAGAACCAAGGGGAGGACTGTGAGAATGACTGGCAGAAAACATCatttaaagtagaattattatgtaagtcaaattatttaagttgttttaatggggaattaatttttttttttaaataatttgttccTTTTCTTTAAAATCAGAGCTCTCTGCACTGACTAAAGGAAACTGAAGTATGAAGCTGCCTCAATCCTGCTCATATGGGAAGGTAtggaaaatgtatattttaaaaagtattgtttttattacattttctttgactTTTGTTTGATTACAAACAGTTTGAACCCAATATAGTTCATGTGTTGAACTTTTTGAACATTTAATCTGTCATAATACATTTTTAGGTCTACAGCCcattccaaaaaaaagttggattgGATTGACAAAAGAAGTATTTCTatgtattaaacattttacacacaatgatggtgagggaggtcacGCCCTTTATGTGTGATAGTGGTAACGAgaaccaatgggaagagtgtgagactgactcacagaaaaactccaggaggatCGATcatatctgatctgatctgatcagaTCTGATGTCTCTGTCTCTGGCTTAAAGtagaaattttatttatttatttatttattttaagttggtttttattttaagtgcatATTTTGGGCTTGCAGccaattccaaaaaagttggtaTGGGAcaagttagggttagagttaataATGAGGTTAAaaagctaaataataaaaaaattcaaatatttGTTATCAACAAACTATGGTAAACTGGGCGTTGAGTCTAGAGAAGTACAttaagatcttagagcaacatatgtgATCTATAAAACGACATCTCATCTATTCCATAGATAGGATTTCttttttccaacaagacaatgcaaacccatatgctgcatacattacattacacatcACAAATGCATGATTGCTGAAGAAGAGAAGAGGTATATGGGTACTGGACTGGTCTGACTGCATCAGTCCTGTCTTGTCATcagtagagaatgtgtggaaAAATGTGACAGTCGTGTTTGGAGGATGAGTGATGATTCCATATTCAGTATTAGCGGACACATTACTTTGACTAATGAGCATAAAAGAACACTTACGGTCCCTGACTCACATCTgtatctgtacacacacactcactcttgaGGCTCTCAAGAACCTGTTTAATTTGTTGATGCTGCTCTCTCTGATTGACTCGTACGCTGAAGTGGTGTGCACCCATCAGCCCGGCAGGAGTGCTATATGTTTGAGATGAAGTACGGGGTGAATGTCACGATGATGGCAATCTTCTACATTTGATCTCTGCATCTTGTGTTTAATAAAGAAGGCTATTTGCATAGAGTAGTTCTCCTTAGTTGCAGTGCTGCTTCACTGCTTATTGCATTTTCCTCTgtacagtgatgtcagtaacgcgttacttagtaacttagtactctaatctgactctttttttcagtaacgagtaatctaacgcgttactatttccaatgcagtaatcagattaaagttacttatccaagtcactgtgcgtctctctctctctctctctctcactctcactctcactctcactctcactctcactctcactctctctctctctctctctctctctctctcacacacacacaccgcgtaatccataaagtaactaagtttttaaggagtaatcagtaatcggattactttttcaaagtaactataccatcactgctctagGCTGTGTCATATATGCTTATCAGTTTAACCCTCTATTGTTTCCTAGGCTTGTAGAGCTGATGTCAAGTAGGATTTTCTGGTATGAGAGAGGCAGTCAGACAGCTTGTCTTTCTTAAAGTTTTTCTGAATTCGTTTTTTTTCCGTTATGATCAACAGGAAGCCAGGTATGCGCCGGTCGCTGTCGACGTCCAGCAGGGATGAAATTATTCGCTGGTTTAAAGAGGAGCAGACCCTCAGAGTTTGTTTACAGCAAGGCGAGAGTCGAGTTGCCCCCTGGTTTCATGGTGAGTTCAAAGTGTGGGCCATCTGTGAgctttaatccaagaaaaacctctctctctctgtctaagtgttctgcttataattactgggtttgttattattattatttcaaaggattaatgctatttctttatatgtgtttgcaatattactaacataataaataattatcttacagtcaataaattgaaatacgtgattaaacgtttttgatttgagctttctctttgtacacaggtattattactcgtgaggaggcggaggatttgctgaagtcaggcagcgctggaagcttcctggtccgtgttagcgagaggatctttggatatgttctttcttacagaacatagtctatgactcctgcaagtttgggcaaatttcactgtattgtttattttatttatttttatttatgttttaaattaaatttctcatgattttcccataatgccaaaacaggtccactaccatttgaaagagtctgtcctaggctatcacctctgcaagtttgggcaaatttcatgcttaaaattaaatttctcatgattttcctataatgccaaaacaggtccatgaccatttgaagagtctgtcctagactatgactcctgtaagtttgggcaaatttcactgtattgtttattttatattaatttttttttttttttactcatgcttaaaattaaatttctcatgattttcccataatgccaaaacaggtcgatgaccatttgaaagagtacaacataggctatcacctctgcaagtttgggcaaattttactgtattgattattttataataatttaatttttttttatttatgcttaaaatatttttttttcatgattttcccataat encodes the following:
- the LOC125787489 gene encoding SH2 domain-containing protein 4B-like, coding for MINRKPGMRRSLSTSSRDEIIRWFKEEQTLRVCLQQGESRVAPWFHGIITREEAEDLLKSGSAGSFLVRVSERIFGYVLSYRT